Proteins encoded in a region of the Sugiyamaella lignohabitans strain CBS 10342 chromosome B, complete sequence genome:
- the NCL1 gene encoding Ncl1p (S-adenosyl-L-methionine-dependent tRNA: m5C-methyltransferase; methylates cytosine to m5C at several positions in tRNAs and intron-containing pre-tRNAs; increases proportion of tRNALeu(CAA) with m5C at wobble position in response to hydrogen peroxide, causing selective translation of mRNA from genes enriched in TTG codon; loss of NCL1 confers hypersensitivity to oxidative stress; similar to Nop2p and human proliferation associated nucleolar protein p120; GO_component: GO:0005730 - nucleolus [Evidence IEA]; GO_component: GO:0005634 - nucleus [Evidence IEA]; GO_component: GO:0005634 - nucleus [Evidence IDA] [PMID 9767141]; GO_function: GO:0003723 - RNA binding [Evidence IEA,IEA]; GO_function: GO:0008168 - methyltransferase activity [Evidence IEA,IEA]; GO_function: GO:0016428 - tRNA (cytosine-5-)-methyltransferase activity [Evidence IEA]; GO_function: GO:0016428 - tRNA (cytosine-5-)-methyltransferase activity [Evidence IDA] [PMID 10445884]; GO_function: GO:0000049 - tRNA binding [Evidence IEA]; GO_function: GO:0000049 - tRNA binding [Evidence IDA] [PMID 17567576]; GO_function: GO:0016740 - transferase activity [Evidence IEA]; GO_process: GO:0070301 - cellular response to hydrogen peroxide [Evidence IMP] [PMID 22760636]; GO_process: GO:0032259 - methylation [Evidence IEA]; GO_process: GO:0030488 - tRNA methylation [Evidence IDA] [PMID 10445884]; GO_process: GO:0008033 - tRNA processing [Evidence IEA]; GO_process: GO:0002127 - wobble base cytosine methylation [Evidence IMP] [PMID 22760636]) produces MGKKHFNKKNGGGNGGSRKPSGWLEITRENENLENYYKEQAIIDPSEWDKFKVACQSDLPVTFRLTGSKKHAIEVRDSMEKNYFPELKGLKWEGEPVPEPKPLAFYPDNLGWQVNVAKQVIRKNKPFARFQRFLVVETDVGNISRQEAVSMIPPLLLDVEPQHAVLDMCAAPGSKTAQLIEALHSGPSNPTGFVMANDSDYKRSHMLIHQVKRLNSANMIVTNHDAQMFPKIKTGDNEYLKFDRVLCDVPCSGDGTMRKNINVWKDWTVGNGLGLHPTQVNILARGVQLLKHGGRLVYSTCSMNPIENEAVVAEVLRQYKDVLSLVDVSDRLPGLIRSPGISSWKVQTKDKAWRQRGEAGLARSLFSPDQDEADQFHLERTLRVYPHQQDTGGFYIAVFEKKAVDEQPSKKRAIEENGETVSDDQPEKKIKTDESETGAELVESAVPTPHPIPESEEKPNVVDGESVPSTEQEQSAGDSSTPKKEKLPRDANEEPFRFVADNHPTVNGCWDFYGISPEFPKNSILVRNETGEPVRTMYYVAPILRPILELNNAIKFVHAGIKMFAQQKNEGNCKWRVQSEGIELLYPYVSESRVVEATGLDTLKVLCQNSFPRFKDLETLDNKLKEQVEKVTEGCLFLRVPRENGLESLIFPMWRGKSSVNIMLPKQDTQEVLHRFFGIENLKETKQKSVPAVAVPSAGAETATPEVEEPTAATDAAAPSA; encoded by the coding sequence ATGGGTAAAAAGCATTTTAATAAGAAAAATGGAGGTGGAAACGGTGGCTCTAGAAAGCCATCCGGCTGGCTAGAGATTACTCGTGAAAACGAGAATCTTGAGAACTACTACAAGGAACAGGCCATCATTGACCCCTCAGAGTGGGATAAATTCAAGGTTGCTTGTCAGAGCGACCTCCCGGTCACTTTTCGTTTAACTGGATCAAAGAAACATGCTATTGAAGTGCGTGACTCGATGGAGAAGAACTATTTTCCCGAATTGAAGGGATTGAAGTGGGAAGGAGAGCCCGTACCAGAGCCCAAACCACTGGCTTTCTATCCTGATAACCTTGGATGGCAAGTTAATGTGGCTAAGCAGGTAATTCGTAAGAATAAGCCATTTGCTCGGTTCCAGAGATTTTTGGTTGTAGAAACAGATGTCGGTAATATTAGTCGTCAAGAAGCAGTCTCTATGATTCCCCCATTGCTTCTGGATGTTGAACCCCAGCACGCTGTTTTAGATATGTGTGCAGCCCCTGGATCCAAGACTGCACAGTTAATAGAGGCTCTTCACTCGGGTCCTTCTAATCCTACTGGATTTGTTATGGCTAATGATAGTGACTATAAGCGATCGCACATGTTGATTCACCAAGTCAAGAGACTCAACTCAGCTAATATGATTGTCACGAATCACGATGCTCAGATGTTCCCCAAGATCAAAACTGGTGACAACGAATATTTAAAATTTGATAGAGTATTGTGTGACGTTCCTTGTTCTGGTGATGGAACTATGAGAAAGAACATCAATGTTTGGAAGGACTGGACTGTTGGTAACGGCCTGGGCCTTCATCCTACCCAGGTTAATATTCTTGCCAGAGGTGTTCAACTACTCAAGCATGGTGGTAGATTGGTATACAGCACCTGTTCTATGAACCCTATTGAAAACGAGGCTGTCGTTGCTGAGGTTCTTAGACAATATAAGGACGTTTTGTCACTAGTAGACGTTTCTGACAGACTGCCTGGTCTAATTAGAAGCCCCGGTATTAGTAGCTGGAAGGTACAAACTAAAGACAAAGCCTGGAGACAGCGTGGTGAGGCTGGTTTGGCAAGGAGTCTGTTTTCTCCCGATCAAGATGAAGCCGACCAGTTCCACCTCGAGCGCACTCTGCGAGTTTACCCTCACCAACAGGACACTGGAGGGTTTTACATTGCCGTTTTTGAGAAGAAGGCTGTAGATGAGCAACCATCCAAAAAGCGTGCCATTGAGGAAAATGGTGAGACAGTTTCTGATGATCAGCCCGAGAAAAAGATTAAAACTGATGAGTCCGAGACTGGGGCGGAGTTAGTGGAATCTGCAGTTCCTACTCCTCATCCCATTCCAGAGTCTGAAGAGAAGCCTAATGTAGTTGACGGCGAGTCTGTCCCTTCAACTGAACAAGAGCAAAGTGCTGGTGACTCTTCGACACCTAAGAAGGAGAAGCTCCCCAGAGACGCCAACGAAGAACCATTCCGTTTCGTTGCCGACAATCACCCAACTGTTAACGGATGTTGGGATTTCTACGGTATTTCGCCAGAGTTCCCAAAGAACAGCATTTTAGTGCGTAACGAGACTGGAGAACCTGTCAGAACCATGTACTACGTTGCACCAATTCTACGACCCATCTTAGAGCTCAACAATGCCATCAAGTTCGTCCACGCCGGAATCAAGATGTTCGCCCAACAAAAGAATGAGGGCAACTGCAAATGGCGTGTCCAGTCCGAAGGTATTGAGCTTCTATATCCATATGTCAGCGAGTCTCGGGTTGTCGAGGCCACTGGTCTGGATACTCTTAAGGTTCTCTGTCAAAACTCGTTCCCACGATTTAAAGATCTCGAGACCCTGGATAACAAGCTGAAAGAGCAAGTTGAAAAAGTTACTGAAGGCTGTCTTTTCCTGCGTGTTCCTCGCGAGAATGGCCTGGAGTCACTCATTTTCCCCATGTGGAGAGGAAAGTCTTCTGTCAACATAATGCTTCCCAAGCAAGACACCCAAGAAGTACTCCACCGATTCTTCGGTATCGAGAACCTTAAAGAAACCAAGCAAAAGAGCGTCCCTGCTGTCGCTGTCCCCAGCGCAGGTGCCGAAACCGCTACTCCTGAAGTCGAGGAGCCTACCGCTGCTACTGATGCCGCTGCTCCTTCCGCTTGA
- the PNO1 gene encoding Pno1p (Essential nucleolar protein required for pre-18S rRNA processing; interacts with Dim1p, an 18S rRNA dimethyltransferase, and also with Nob1p, which is involved in proteasome biogenesis; contains a KH domain; GO_component: GO:0030686 - 90S preribosome [Evidence IDA] [PMID 12150911]; GO_component: GO:0005737 - cytoplasm [Evidence IEA,IEA]; GO_component: GO:0005730 - nucleolus [Evidence IEA]; GO_component: GO:0005730 - nucleolus [Evidence IDA] [PMID 10923024]; GO_component: GO:0005634 - nucleus [Evidence IEA]; GO_component: GO:0005634 - nucleus [Evidence IDA] [PMID 12502737]; GO_function: GO:0003723 - RNA binding [Evidence IEA,IEA]; GO_function: GO:0051082 - unfolded protein binding [Evidence IDA,IPI] [PMID 12502737]; GO_process: GO:0000447 - endonucleolytic cleavage in ITS1 to separate SSU-rRNA from 5.8S rRNA and LSU-rRNA from tricistronic rRNA transcript (SSU-rRNA, 5.8S rRNA, LSU-rRNA) [Evidence IMP] [PMID 12736301]; GO_process: GO:0000472 - endonucleolytic cleavage to generate mature 5'-end of SSU-rRNA from (SSU-rRNA, 5.8S rRNA, LSU-rRNA) [Evidence IMP] [PMID 12736301]; GO_process: GO:0006461 - protein complex assembly [Evidence IMP,IPI] [PMID 12502737]; GO_process: GO:0042254 - ribosome biogenesis [Evidence IEA]): MVAAPTARLDSDSISSAPAPAVAPDSITEDIMIDISTTLPSNEVEEQIKEKSQEEDFAMDQDGLPKFAAVSNKMQKIKKETRSIAIPPHRFSPLRTSWNKIYLPLVDHLKLQVKMDIKNRKVLIRTCKSTVDPGAIQKGADFLRAFTLGFDIDDAVALLRLDDLYIETFEVKDVKTLSGDHLSRAIGRIAGKDGKTKFAIENASRTRVVLADSKIHILGGFTNIKIARETIVSLILGAPPGKVYGNLRIISSRMKERY, translated from the coding sequence ATGGTCGCTGCTCCAACAGCCAGACTTGACTCTGATTCTATCAGctcagctccagcacctgctgttgctcctgATTCTATCACCGAAGATATTATGATTGATATTTCAACAACTCTACCATCAAATGAAGTAGAAGAGCAAATTAAAGAAAAGTCACAAGAAGAGGATTTTGCCATGGATCAAGATGGACTACCCAAGTTCGCCGCTGTTTCCAATAAGATGcagaaaatcaagaaagaaacaAGATCCATAGCTATTCCACCACACAGATTTAGTCCACTAAGAACCAGCTGGAACAAAATCTATCTACCATTAGTGGATCATCTGAAATTACAAGTTAAGATGGATATTAAAAACCGAAAGGTGCTTATCAGAACATGTAAGAGCACAGTTGATCCTGGTGCTATCCAAAAGGGTGCCGATTTTCTTCGAGCATTCACACTCGGCtttgatattgacgatGCCGTTGCACTGCTCAGATTAGatgatttatatattgAGACTTTCGAAGTTAAGGATGTCAAGACTCTTTCAGGAGACCATCTCAGTAGAGCTATTGGTCGTATTGCTGGTAAGGATGGTAAGACCAAGTTTGCCATCGAAAACGCATCACGAACCCGTGTGGTACTTGCAGATAGCAAGATTCACATTCTCGGTGGTTTCACCAACATTAAGATTGCCAGAGAGACTATTGTCAGTTTGATCCTCGGTGCTCCTCCAGGCAAGGTTTACGGCAACCTGCGTATTATTTCGTCTCGTATGAAGGAGAGATATTAG